One genomic segment of Hordeum vulgare subsp. vulgare chromosome 2H, MorexV3_pseudomolecules_assembly, whole genome shotgun sequence includes these proteins:
- the LOC123430055 gene encoding uncharacterized protein LOC123430055: protein MVPGGAPQTGSGPIMVTPVRPPPRGVGTGSRTQRQETCAMASDATDGTTASPLAAVVNTDFGEFVVCHKKMYQIARKAQGQLVDLEQSTVVSPLSRTLSGSGWPEEASSMTFCTENAAGCVRRQAVSRQRGDSWSCAR from the exons ATGGTGCCGGGAGGAGCGCCTCAAACCGGCTCCGGGCCCATCATGGTGACCCCCGTACGGCCGCCCCCGAGAGGCGTCGGTACCGGTTCCCGTACTCAGCGGCAAGAGACTTGCGCGATGGCCAGTGATGCCACCGACGGAACCACTGCAAGCCCCCTTGCGGCCGTGGTGAACACAGATTTTGGTGAGTTCGTCGTTTGCCATAAGAAGATGTACCAGATTGCCCGCAAAGCCCAGGGCCAgctggtcgatctcgagcagtcCACGGTC GTTTCTCCCTTGAGTCGGACACTATCCGGCTCTGGCTGGCCCGAGGAGGCCAGCAGCATGACCTTCTGTACAGAGAATGCGGCCGGCTGTGTAAGGAGGCAGGCTGTCTCTCGACAGAGAGGAGACAGCTGGAGTTGCGCTAGATAG